From Actinomycetes bacterium, a single genomic window includes:
- the ilvA gene encoding threonine ammonia-lyase, with amino-acid sequence MDSLPVSFDDVKAARSLLEGVIRDTPVQGSRPLSERVGGPVWLKCENLQRAGSFKIRGAYTRISRLTPHESQHGVVAASAGNHAQGVALAASLRGIRSTVFMPEGAPIPKVQATRAYGAEVHFHGNSVDDALSAARAFAEETGAVLVHPFDHPDIVAGQGTVGLEILEQVPDVRTVVVCTGGGGLLAGIALAVKSSRPDVRVVGVQADTAAAYPASLAAGHPIALDRMTTMADGIAVGCPGQVPFALVQKYVDEILTVSEESISRALLLTLERAKLVVEPAGAAAVAAVLDDPRAFEPPVAVVLSGGNIDPLLLMRVLRHGLAVAGRFLSFRARISDRPGALVELLAEVAAADASVVEVEHMRTDPRLRVDEVEVRLQLETRGEEHCEEVLARLRAAGYPLVFG; translated from the coding sequence ATGGACTCCCTGCCGGTCTCCTTCGACGACGTCAAGGCGGCGCGCTCGCTGCTCGAGGGTGTCATCAGGGACACCCCGGTGCAGGGGTCGCGGCCGCTCTCCGAGCGGGTCGGCGGTCCGGTGTGGCTCAAGTGCGAGAACCTCCAGCGGGCCGGGTCGTTCAAGATCCGCGGTGCCTACACCCGCATCTCACGGCTCACCCCGCACGAGTCGCAGCACGGCGTCGTCGCGGCCAGCGCCGGCAACCACGCGCAGGGCGTCGCCCTGGCGGCGTCCCTCCGTGGCATCCGCTCGACGGTCTTCATGCCCGAGGGCGCGCCCATCCCGAAGGTCCAGGCGACTCGCGCTTACGGCGCCGAGGTGCACTTCCACGGCAACTCGGTGGACGACGCGCTGAGCGCTGCGCGCGCATTCGCCGAGGAGACCGGCGCCGTGCTGGTGCACCCGTTCGACCACCCCGACATCGTCGCCGGGCAGGGCACGGTGGGGCTGGAGATCCTCGAGCAGGTCCCCGACGTGCGCACCGTCGTCGTCTGCACCGGAGGCGGCGGCCTTCTCGCCGGCATCGCCCTCGCCGTCAAGTCCAGCCGCCCGGACGTCCGCGTCGTCGGCGTGCAGGCCGACACCGCGGCCGCCTACCCGGCGTCGCTGGCGGCCGGGCACCCGATCGCTCTCGACCGCATGACGACGATGGCCGACGGCATCGCCGTGGGTTGTCCCGGCCAGGTGCCGTTCGCCCTCGTGCAGAAGTACGTCGACGAGATCCTCACGGTGTCCGAGGAGTCGATCTCGCGCGCGCTGCTGCTCACCCTCGAGCGCGCCAAGCTCGTCGTCGAGCCGGCCGGTGCGGCTGCGGTCGCGGCGGTCCTCGACGACCCGCGCGCCTTCGAGCCGCCGGTGGCCGTGGTGCTCTCGGGCGGAAACATCGACCCGCTGCTGCTGATGCGGGTGCTGCGCCACGGCCTGGCGGTCGCCGGCCGCTTCCTGTCCTTCCGGGCCAGGATCAGCGACCGGCCGGGAGCGCTGGTCGAGCTGCTGGCCGAGGTGGCCGCCGCCGACGCGTCGGTGGTCGAGGTCGAGCACATGCGCACCGACCCGCGGCTGCGCGTCGACGAGGTCGAGGTGCGGCTGCAGCTCGAGACGCGGGGCGAGGAGCACTGCGAGGAGGTGCTGGCCCGGCTCCGCGCGGCCGGCTACCCCTTGGTCTTCGGCTGA